One segment of Paenibacillus sp. FSL R7-0337 DNA contains the following:
- a CDS encoding GTP pyrophosphokinase family protein: MDVRDWGTFLLPYEQTVEELKVKFKTMRSELKKREEYTPIEFVTGRVKRLSSILEKAKRLNVKMEDLETGIEDIAGIRIMCQFVEDIRRVAEYIRARKDLEVLYEKDYITNYKESGYRSFHMIIRYPVQTALGQKIVLAEIQIRTLAMNFWATIEHSLNYKYRESLPDEMRVRLKTAAEAASILDSEMSSIREEILEAQKTFEENSNMTTQLLKAIHQLYFYHLVNEAIESQERFNAIWQAQDMDAMKDLLDHVRELLSNAKKGSEPDGL, translated from the coding sequence ATGGACGTCAGGGACTGGGGAACTTTTCTGCTTCCTTATGAACAAACGGTGGAGGAATTGAAGGTTAAATTCAAGACGATGCGCTCCGAACTCAAGAAAAGGGAAGAATATACTCCAATTGAATTCGTTACCGGCCGTGTGAAGCGGCTGTCTAGCATACTTGAGAAGGCCAAACGGTTAAACGTAAAAATGGAGGATCTGGAAACGGGCATCGAGGATATCGCCGGCATTCGCATTATGTGCCAGTTCGTCGAGGATATCCGCAGAGTGGCGGAATACATCCGCGCCCGCAAGGACCTTGAAGTGTTATATGAGAAGGACTACATTACCAATTATAAGGAGAGCGGCTACCGCAGCTTCCATATGATAATAAGGTATCCGGTACAGACTGCACTGGGTCAAAAGATTGTACTGGCTGAAATTCAAATCCGTACACTGGCGATGAACTTCTGGGCAACCATTGAGCATTCGCTGAATTATAAATACCGGGAGAGCCTGCCCGATGAAATGCGGGTGCGCCTGAAGACGGCAGCAGAAGCGGCTTCCATTCTGGACAGCGAGATGTCCAGCATCCGGGAAGAGATTCTGGAGGCCCAGAAGACCTTCGAGGAGAACTCGAACATGACGACCCAATTGCTGAAGGCCATTCATCAACTGTATTTCTATCATCTTGTGAATGAAGCGATTGAGAGCCAGGAGCGGTTCAATGCGATCTGGCAGGCTCAGGATATGGATGCAATGAAGGACCTGCTGGATCATGTGCGCGAGCTGCTCTCGAATGCCAAGAAGGGCAGCGAGCCGGATGGCTTATGA
- a CDS encoding DUF309 domain-containing protein, protein MAYEPLYLAYLIYFNRDRDYFECHEVLEELWLEKQRDPLYKALLQVAVGLYHFRNANVRGGLILLKQSHEVLGRYPAVTLGIDLGKLVREAGEYVARLEAYDDQPFDYYDLTISILDPLLEEEVRLAAESTPPVLPQRRGPQRPDRPRHRPDGA, encoded by the coding sequence ATGGCTTATGAACCGCTGTATCTGGCCTACCTCATCTACTTCAACCGGGACAGGGATTATTTCGAATGTCATGAGGTGCTTGAGGAATTATGGCTGGAAAAGCAGCGTGATCCGTTATACAAAGCTCTGCTGCAGGTGGCAGTCGGGCTGTACCATTTCCGTAATGCCAATGTGCGCGGCGGTCTGATTCTGCTGAAGCAGTCTCATGAAGTACTGGGCAGATATCCGGCGGTGACGCTGGGGATTGATTTGGGGAAGCTGGTCCGGGAAGCTGGGGAGTATGTTGCCCGTCTGGAGGCTTACGACGATCAGCCCTTTGATTATTATGATTTGACGATTAGCATCTTAGACCCCCTGCTGGAGGAAGAAGTCAGGCTGGCGGCTGAGTCTACTCCGCCTGTGCTGCCCCAGCGGCGTGGGCCGCAGCGGCCGGATAGACCCAGGCATAGGCCGGATGGCGCTTGA
- a CDS encoding RsmB/NOP family class I SAM-dependent RNA methyltransferase — MTAQLPGAFAERMKELLGPEYEQFVDTYQQSPYGGIRANTLKITVDGLRERSPFTLEPIPWCPSGFYTGEGARPGKHPYYHAGLYYIQEPSAMAPVELLDVQPGDRVLDLCAAPGGKSTQIAAKLQGEGLLISNDLHPERTKALAKNLELYGVRNGIVLNERPERIAAAFPRFFDRILIDAPCSGEGMFRKDEDMVRQWEPGTPDKYAEMQREILRAAATALKPGGTMVYSTCTFAPEEDEELVARFLSGHPQFSLVPVGGTGPFAAGLSPLLGAARLWPHKVKGEGHFMAVLRHDGSGGAESEAFEAGAAENGATVTDTLENVKAGNDLNERSLSAAPRSKAGKTDFHSKAVPGKADHGRGGKGGRGSGHGSGSGRAGTGPGPQSQRTGGEAIAFAVYADFIQELLGTQPPGHAIWFGDHLYISPLPREALDGLKTVRPGWYVGQIKSGRFVPGHPLATALRPEECSRWVSLSSAGGEAVSYLKGETLSIPVERLSIKEGHAYKGYTLVCIDGFSAGWGKWQEGLLKNEYPAGWRWT, encoded by the coding sequence ATGACAGCACAACTGCCCGGAGCTTTCGCAGAGCGTATGAAAGAGCTGCTGGGACCGGAATATGAGCAATTTGTAGATACCTATCAGCAGTCACCTTACGGGGGAATTCGGGCCAATACACTGAAAATAACGGTGGACGGGCTGCGGGAGCGTTCCCCCTTCACCCTGGAGCCGATTCCCTGGTGCCCTTCGGGGTTCTATACCGGAGAGGGAGCCAGACCCGGCAAGCACCCCTATTATCATGCGGGGCTGTACTATATTCAAGAGCCGAGTGCCATGGCCCCGGTTGAACTGCTGGACGTTCAGCCGGGGGACCGTGTGCTTGATCTGTGCGCAGCCCCGGGCGGCAAGTCTACCCAGATTGCTGCCAAGCTGCAGGGCGAAGGCCTGCTGATTTCGAATGACCTGCATCCTGAACGGACGAAGGCGCTCGCGAAGAATTTGGAGCTGTACGGCGTACGGAACGGCATTGTACTGAACGAGCGCCCGGAGCGGATTGCGGCGGCCTTTCCCCGCTTCTTCGACCGGATTCTGATCGACGCGCCGTGTTCCGGTGAAGGCATGTTCCGCAAGGACGAGGATATGGTCAGACAGTGGGAGCCGGGAACCCCGGACAAATATGCGGAGATGCAGCGGGAGATTTTGCGGGCCGCAGCGACGGCGCTGAAACCGGGCGGAACGATGGTCTACTCGACATGCACCTTCGCGCCGGAAGAGGACGAGGAGTTGGTGGCCAGGTTCCTGTCCGGGCATCCGCAGTTCTCGCTGGTTCCCGTAGGCGGAACCGGCCCGTTCGCTGCGGGCCTCAGTCCATTGCTGGGTGCGGCGCGGCTGTGGCCGCATAAGGTCAAGGGGGAAGGGCATTTCATGGCGGTACTGCGCCATGATGGAAGTGGCGGAGCGGAGAGTGAGGCATTTGAGGCCGGTGCAGCAGAGAATGGAGCTACGGTGACAGACACTTTAGAGAACGTAAAAGCAGGAAATGATCTTAACGAGAGAAGTCTGTCCGCTGCGCCCCGGAGCAAGGCTGGCAAAACAGACTTTCATAGTAAGGCAGTTCCCGGTAAGGCAGATCACGGCCGGGGCGGCAAGGGAGGACGCGGATCTGGACACGGCTCCGGCTCTGGTAGAGCCGGAACGGGTCCAGGTCCGCAGTCACAGCGAACTGGCGGGGAAGCGATAGCGTTCGCGGTCTATGCGGACTTTATTCAAGAGCTGCTGGGGACACAACCGCCCGGACATGCCATATGGTTCGGCGACCATCTATATATATCCCCGTTGCCGCGTGAAGCGCTGGACGGTCTGAAGACAGTTCGGCCGGGCTGGTATGTGGGGCAGATCAAGAGCGGAAGATTCGTTCCCGGTCATCCGCTCGCTACAGCACTGCGTCCTGAGGAATGCAGCCGCTGGGTATCGCTATCCAGCGCCGGCGGGGAAGCAGTCTCCTACCTGAAGGGGGAGACCTTGTCAATCCCCGTAGAGCGCTTGTCGATTAAGGAAGGACATGCTTACAAAGGTTATACCCTCGTCTGCATCGATGGCTTCAGCGCAGGCTGGGGCAAATGGCAGGAAGGGCTACTGAAGAACGAATATCCCGCAGGGTGGAGGTGGACTTAG